In Brassica napus cultivar Da-Ae chromosome C2, Da-Ae, whole genome shotgun sequence, the sequence ATCGGTACCAAAACTGGTAACCTCAGAAGATCCCGAACTCTATTCGCGCCAGCATTGGGACCCCCTCCTACGCCAATTCCTCATCAGGAAACATCAGAGCTCTAGGCTCCACCGTCTCCAAGACATCATCAGAAACCCAGAGCTCCCCGTCCTCGACGAGAATCAGCTGTCTAAACAGCACCAGACCCCGGTCTGATGCAGGGGAAACTGATCATCCCCCGGGTTCCGAATACAGTTCCGGCCTGAGTGGAACCCGGGATAGCGGGATTACTGGAGCAATTTCCTGCCTAAGGGAAGCGTGCTGAGAATAagcaactccggttgacttgagtgcacatgttattccccgagttcaatgacgaaatcgagcaataagggacaaactgttggggaaaaatactcaggtattgaagtcctccagaccccaggcaggacaccggccttTTACTTGGAAATCAATACAAATACTAGCCTTGTCCAACGTTCTGTAgcactcacaaagatcctacacaaaaatcccctaacaattttggcactagaaggagggggggaaATCTAAACTACGTGATAATGACGGTGGATGAGCATGATGAGCTACCCGAAACTACTCAGTGAGAGGCTGAACACCAAAGACAAATCGATGACCTGCAAGGTCAAGTAACCGGGTTACATAGAGCTCGGGAAAATACCAATCCCGAGCTGTCCTCGGAGTTCCACATCCTTAAGGAAAAACTGAACAAACACTCTAAGCAACTGGAGCAGAGCGCCGAGAAGCTCAGCCAGCTCGAATCGGAGAATCTTACCCTCTGAGACGAAAACCAAGCCCTTAACGCAGCGGGTAACAAGAAGCATCGATTCCGGACTCAGGTTCGCCCCATGCCGCCTCTGGAAATACCTAACTCCGGAACAGGCACAAATCTCCCAACTGCAGCGCCGGGAGGAGAAGTATCTATGCGAGAAAAGGCTAAGGACGCTCAGACCTATGATGGGGAGGACAGCGATTCGGAGCCCGAGCCTGATAAGGAAGCATCAGACGGAGCAGCGAGAGGGGAGTCTCCCATGATCGATCACCTTAATCAGATGTTCTCCGATAGGCTCGACGCCATGCAATCCATGTTAGAGAGACTCCCAGGAGTAGTTCCCCCCATACGGAAGAGCAACCCTGATTCCTACGCCGATACTCCCTTCACGGATGAAATCACCTTGATCGATATGCCCAGGAAGTTCTCTTTCCCCAGTATAAAGGCGTATAACGGCACCACTGATCCGGACGACCACGTCGCCCAATACAGACAGAGGATGCTCGCTGTGGCACTCCCAAAAGGGTCACGCGAAGCTACCATGGGCAAAGGTTTCGGCTCCAGTCTGACCGGACCTGCTCTGCAATGGTATATCAACTTACCCTCCAGGTCCATAGCCTCCTTCTCAGTTCTCAGCGATAAGTTCGTGGAACAATTCGCCAGCAGCAGGGACCTGGAGAAAACCTCCGACAGCCTCTACGAAATTCTCCAGCATCCAGCGGAATGCCTGAGAGGctacatagcccgcttcaaTCAAGAAAAGGTGGCTATCCCCGAATGCAGTATCCCCACTGCTATCTCTGCTTTCAAGAGAGGCCTCATCCCCGACGGAGACCTCTACAAAGAGCTGAGCAAATACCAGTGCAAAACCATGGAAGACGTCCTATCTCGAGCATGTGCACAGGTCAAATGGGAGGAAGACGTCGCCAGCCGTGCCAAGGCACAACAAAAGTAAGATCCAAAGGCGATCAGACCAGACCGAACTGAGCGAGACTAGAAACCCTCTGAAAGATCAGCTAGGGACTCCAGGAATCGAAACCGGGGCAGATACCAGAACCGCCCAATTGAGAAGGCAGAAGGGAGGGCAATGTCCACGTGGCCAGACATCTCTCACCTCTCTGCCTCAAGGCCGGAGCTTATCAATGTTCTGAGGCAGATAGGCCAGCAGGTCAAGTGGCCTCAGAAGATGAAAGCCCCCGACTCTTTGGAACCCTGGCTTCTGGTGCGACTTCCACCGAGACCACGGTCACAAAACGGAGGACTACGTCGCACTAAAGAACGAGGTCaacgagcttcttaggaaagGACATCTCAGGGAGTTCCTTTCCGAGAAGGCCACGAGCCATCTAAGCAAGGAGACAACGGGTAAGCCCACTGAAGCTGCTCCCATCTCGCCACCGCGACAGGACCGAGTGATCCATGTCATCTGGGGCGGTTCGGAAATCAGTGGCATAAGCCATGCCGCCGCGAAGAGAAGCCCCTGCAACTCCAAGCACGGCCTAGAAGCAGCCAAGCCGAAATGCCTGCTCCTAGGGACAGACAAAATAAGTTTCACAGTCAAGGAGCAGGAGAAGGTCCTCACTCCTCATCACGATGCCTTGGTCATCTTGCTCACTGTAGCGAGCTGCCTGGTAAAAATTATACTGGTAGATAATGGAAGCTCAGGGAACATCATCTTCTAGGCTGCATACAATGACCTGGGGCTGGAGGAAGGCGCTCTAACTCGGAGGGTAACCCCCCTTAAAGGTTTCTACGGGGAATTCAAGCAAACCGCTGGGGAGATAACCTTCCCCGTATAGGCCGAAGGAGTCAACATGTCAAACAAATTCCTCGTGGTCGACTGCGATTCGTCCTACAACATGATCTTAGGATGGCCATGGATCCACGGAATGGGGGCCATCCCCTCGACTCTTAACCAAATGGTGAAGTTCCCTACGCCCTGGGGCATAAAGGCGATCAGAGGGGATCCAGAATATTCCCACTCATGCTATCAGACCACTCTGAAGGGAAAAaccaaggtcttatagcaattacagagcAAACCTCTGGCCCATCACACCAAGGAACCGGAGGTAGAAGAGATGGATGAGGTGCCATTAACCGAAGGAGATCGGACCCGACATCTCAAGATTGGTTCCAAGCTAACCGAAGGGTTAAGAAGAAGACTGATAGACTTCCTCAGGTCTAACTCCGATTGCTTCGCTTGGTCCAACGCAGACATGCCCGGGATCGATCCGGAGATCATCATGCATAAGCTGCAGGTGGACCCCTACACCAACCAGTCAGGCAAAAGAGACGAAAGTTTGCCCCTGAGAGAGATGCGATCATCAACGATGAAGTCAAGAGCCTGCTCGGCGCGGGGTTCATTCGCGAGGTGCAATATCCATAGTGGCTAGCGAACGTCGTCGTGGTCAAGAAAAAGAGCGGGAAGTGGAGAGTCTGCATTCACTTCACGGACATCAATAAACCTCTCCAAGGACCCCTTCCCGCTACCTTATATCGACAAGCTGGTGGACGCCACCGCGGGGCACCAGCTGATGAGCTTCATGGACACGTTCTCCAGCTATAATCAGATACTCATGCATCCGGAAGACTAGGAGAAAACGTCCTATATGACTTCCAGAGGGATCTACTGCAATAAGGTTATGCCCTTCGGCCTAAAGAACGCGGGGTCGACCTATCAACGGCTGGTGAACATGATGTTCGCAGCAAGCCTTGGAAGCGGAAGACCACATATCTAACTTGCAGCAAGCCTTCTCCACCCTCAGAAAATATAACATGATGCTCAACCCGACTAAATGCTCATTCGGGTTCAGTTCTGGCAAGTTCCTCGGGTACATCGTATCCAACCGGGGCATCGAGGCCAACCCAGAGCAAATCAGGGCCATTCACTCAATCCCTTCCCTGAAGAACGTCAAAGAGGTTCAAAAGCTAACGGGAAGGATGGCAGCTTTGAGCAGATTCATCTCCAGACTCTCCGACAAATCTCACACCTTTTTCGGAACTCTCAAGAATCCGAAGGATTTCCAGTGGATGGGAGAATGCGAATCCGCCCTCAAAAAGCTGAAATCATATCTTACCACTCCTCCTATCCTATCCAAGCCACTACTCGGTGAAGTCCTGCTACTATATCTAGAAGTCTCCGAACACGCCGTGAGTGCCGTCTTAGTTTGCGAGGAGGGAAACAAGCAGCGACCAATCTACTATGTAAGCAAGGCTCTCCTAGACGTGGAGACCCTCTACAGCCACCTCGAAAAGCTGGCCTTAGCCCTGATAGTTGCCGCTCGCAAGCTCTGACCCTACTTCCAGGCTCATCCAATTGTGGTAGTTACCTCCTTCTCTGTAAAGTTGGACCTCCACAAACCAGAAGTCTCTGGACGCCTAGCCAACTGGGCCGTGGAACTAGGGGAGTACGACGTAATATTTCGACCCACCATGGCTATAAAGTCACAGGTCCTAGCAGACTTCGTGGCTGAATTCTCCCCTGCGTTGCTCCCAGCTCTGGAGCAGGAGGTACGCCTCCAAGGCGAGATtaaggaagaaggagaatggATCCTACATGGTGATGGATCCAGCAACGTCAGAGGAGCTGGAGTAGGGATAGTGTTTACCTCACCAACGGGGAATACAGCCTCTAGGGCCGTTATTTGCAATTTTAAAGCAACCAACAACGAAAGCGAGTAAGAGGCCCTAATCGCAGGCCTAAACCTTGCTCACCAAAGGGGGGCAGAGAACATCCAGGTCTTCGGTGACTCCCATCTGATAATTAACCAGGTACAAGGGGAATATCAAGCAAAAGACGACAGCATGATCCAGTATCTGGCGGTCGCTCAATGACTAATCAAGAAGTTTAAGAGCTGCAAACTCACTCAAATCCCCCGGGAACAGAACTCACAAGCCGATGCCCTGGCTAATCTAGGGTCCTCCCTCAAAACGAATAACCAGATGAGTATCCCCTTGCTTGTGCTTCTATGCCCAGATACCATGGAGGAACCCCCATCAGAGGAGGTATCCACTGTCGAAGAAGGCGAAACCTGGATGACCTCCCTGATTCAGTACCTGGAGGCCGACATCCTCCCAGAAGACTGTAGAGAGGCCAGAAAGATCAAGAAACAAGCCTCGAGGTACTGTATCTCCCAGGAGAAGCTGTACCGGAGGTCTTTCTCTGGCCCGTACCTAAGGTGTGTCACACCCCAAAAAGCCGCTAGTATCCTTGTAGAACTACATGAAGGAGGCTGTGGATCCCACTCTAGCGGTAGAAGCCTGGTGCTCAGAGACAGAAGGGCTGGTTACTACTGGCCCACGATGGCCGCCGACGCTAACAGACAAGCCAAGCACTGCGACCAATGCCAAAGGCGCGCTCCAGTCTCCAAGCTCCCCCCAGAGAACCTCAAGTCCATAAGCTCACCATAGCCCTTCAGAAAGTGGGGCATGGATATAGTAGGGAAATTCCCTATGGCGTCGGGGCAGAAGGTCTTCCTTCTGATAGTCACTGACTACTTCTCCAAGTGGGTCAAAGCAGAAGCGCTCAGCCGCATAACAGATCTCCAGATCCGCAAGTTCCTGTGGACCTACGTAATCACTCTCTTCGGGGTCCCCCACGAGATCATCACCGACAATGGACCCCAGTTCACAAGCCACAATTTCAAGGAGTTCTGCAAGGACTGGGGCATAAAACTAACTATCGCCACACCCCGACACCCTAGTCTAACGGACAAGCCGAGTCCACAAACATAACAGTGGTCAACATGCTTAAAAAGCGACTGGAGGGCTCTCACGGGAAGTGGGCGGAATAACTACACGGAGTCTTCTAGGCCTACCAGACCACTCCAAAGACAGCAACAGGGGAAACCGCCTACTCGCTAGTCTACAGCTCTGAGGCCATTGTACCCACAGAGATGCACGTAAGAACAACGGTCACCGGACCTACATCTCAGGAGGAAAACAACGAGCTGATGGCGCTAAGCCTCGACCTGCTCGATGAAAAAAGAGGGGCCGCTCGACTAAGAAACTGGTCCTACCAGCAAGACGTCGCCAGGACGATTCCCACTGAACTTTCCACTCCAATGTCGTGGAGTGTTGACATCTTAACTGAGACAATCAAGCAACTTGTAACTTATCTAATACCCTTTATACTTTGTCTAATCAATATCTTTGATAACTTCAAAACTCATTTCTGTCTTTAgatttattctttctttttttgtgtgtgtgacTAGTGTGCATAATCCTCTTACTTTTATCACTGGATAATGAAGCATCTACATTATTTGTTAATTGTTATTTGGTTCATGCTcttatttttttgctaaagcAGGCTCCTGGCACAAGTTGGAGGAAAGTAATCGAGAATCTTGACCATAGTGGATTTGAGATCCCCAATAAGGAATCTTTCTCGTTTTTCATGCGGCTATATAAAACTGCTTGCAAGGTGTGTTCTCATACGGTCTAATCTGAATGTTCAAAATATGTTGTTTCCACTTCCACTGTTGTTTGGGGGTATAAAACTGAATTCTTGCAGGACCCGTTTCCTCTTGATGCTGTATGCGGTTCTGTCTGGAAAAATGTGGAAGGTCAAATATCGTTTCGAGGTGCGGAGAGCAGGCACCTACAGGCAGCAAGATagcaaaggtaaaatacaacctaACTGCTCGAACGCCCAGCACCTCAAagcctatcatttttaatatggtctccggaccatgatttctatactactatatactatttaaacagtatgatttcctactcctatgtatgctaaacgTCTCCGGAAAAcgcttataataaaatagttccgacTGTAAAAGTAGAGGGAAAATCAttatacttaaaggggcatacgagctggatcaggtctcCAAGCACCTCTGATTCTGGCCAACCCTCACAAAAGTGGCACGACCACAGTGGCACGCCCACAAAGAATCAAAACGGGTATGCGACATAAAGCAGGAATGGGTATGCGCAAGCCTGAGTATGCTGTAAAATCTAACTAAAACCCCtgtgcagcctaaggcgcatcggggtccCAGGGTACCAATGTGAaaagtacatgtattaaaacgctacAAGCTACacgatacatggaacacatggtatatactcattgcaaaagtactgtgaAACACAGGGAGCAATCTAAATCCTGCTTCTCCAGATGTGGAAAGCAGCTTAAGCCTGGCACCTGGGTCACaacacccacaccagcacccttTAAGCCTGTCAGTGACTTCATGCAAAAGTAGAATACAGCACaggaactcgatagtggccagcttccgAGCGGCATAATGCGAAATCCAAACAGGTACCAGTAGTAGTCTTTCCTAGGAACACAGAGTACGGTCACtacgaaaaacaaaaacattccgGGTTCCCAAGGAACTCCGGGTCTCTATGCGAGCCCCCGATCTAATGAGGAAACCCAAGGTTCCCCAAACGATTTCGGGTCCTACCTGGAGGAGAGTGATTCCGAGCCAGAATCTGATATGGAGATGCCTGAAAAGATATTGCTGGAGCTATTGCCTGAAAAGACGCCTGGAAAGATAGGTCTTGGTAAGCAGTCTGGAAGACGATATTGCTGGAGCTACCATTGTCCACTAGTATTCTTTTTACCAAGCAGTTTGCTACGGTGAGAGAGATGACCAGGGCATCGTGGTGGGGAGCCAGGATCTTCTCCTGCTCCTTAGCCGTGAAGCTTATTTCGTCGGTACCTAGGAGCAAGCACTTTGGTTTGGTCATCTCCAGGCAGTGCTTGGCGTTGCGGGTGCTTTTCTTGGAAGCTGCATGACTCACGCCGCTTATCTCTGAACCTCTGGATATGACATGGATCACTCGGTCCTGGCGAGGTGGTGAAGCGGGTATAGCTCCAGCGGATTTTGCCGGCACCTCTTTATTTACATGGTTCTTGGCTTTCTCTGAGAGTAATTCCCGGAGATGCCCCTTTTGGAGTAGTTTATTGACCTTGATCCTTAGAGCAACGCAGTCTTCAGTTTTGTGACCGTGGTCACGATGGAAGTCGCACCAGAGGCCAGGGTTCCGGAACGAGTCAGGTGACTTCATCTTTTGAGGCCACTTgacctgttggcccatctgcCTCAAGATGTTGACTAGCTCCGGTGTGGTTATCGAGAGATGGGAGATGTTGGGCCAAGTGGACACCGACATTCCTACTTCCTTTGGTCGGTACTGGAACCTGCGCCATTTTCTGTTCCCGGAGTCCTTGGTCGCTCTTTGGGAGGATTTTTCATCCCGATCCGATCGGGCCGAATTTTGGTCCTGCTTCGGCTGGGCCTTAGCGAGGCTAGCGACGTCTTCTTCCCACTTCACTTGCGCCCAGGCCCTGGATAACACGTCTTTTATGTTCTTGCTGGGATACATGGTTAGTTCTTTGTAGAGGCCCTCGTCTGGAAGCAGGCCCCTTTTGAAGACAGAGATCGCGGTAGGAATGCTGCACTCGCGAACTGCCACCTTTTCTTGGTTGAAGCGGGCTATGTAATCTCGCAGGGGTTCTATggtaccactcaaattaccctaaggagtgaattactctctcaaataagaggttcagttgcagtacatagggatcgaatccacaaggagctagggaacctattaaatctagtcaggtttttaattctaggtgtttgttgttttatgggtttaaaagtaaatagcaatcctaattgagcaaggccattgctcgactaacaagatgattgggggtgtaactttattggaagatattagatgcatggtttctattcaggtgttggtgattataatcctatagatgcctaacagttgcatgcatgatatattagagctcaactccttaatcaaagtgatcagcgatggcaatgtttcactggttaactaactagatcttggatcttaactgtcgtcttttgatcacaagaaagtgtcgatcgatgatcctatagggatatcgatcgatacacctttcacaatatcgatcgattgtcagatgACAATATCGATCAATTGCTTCCagttaagccctaggcgcaggttgataatgctcactagtctcctagatcagcggttagctctctctagcagtcctagcatgacaaattagattcaggacatgatgatcaaggatgcttgacacatgcaaattcctaggttcaatattctagttagcaaggTTAGAACAAgtattaagaacaatcaatcaatgaatatcacaactaatCAATTCAATAGTTGGGGcaaatccctctaacctatttgaaccctgaatctaacaagtaaactactcagacatagctaagcaattcatgacacaaaatatagataaaactgcatagaatagaacatatgaatcaatggagttccaatcacaaatctctctatgatcttctctcctaaaactctctctctctctcttgctgaAAGTAAGAATACAATGATGGTAAAAACTCTCCtacctcctaacacttaggcaagtatataactattaggttaaaaactcatcaggggtaatcttgtaatttggcgaagccttgggtttaaagtcggctggaaccaagtcgtgtGTTTCGCgtttcgacatcgatcgatggtacaggatgtacatcgatcgattgctTCTTCTGCATATCGatctctaatggtcagctcggatgaaatctcttttaagctcctaaatgctccataatcatcactttactccaagatacttctgaacctgaaaacatacctaataggatagaatatataatatatagatagtaaaacacttatataccatggatcaaaatgggtcaaatccatggtatatcattcTACCCGATGCTGAAGAATCTCGTAGAGACCGTCTGAAGTCTTCTCCAGGCTCCTACTACTTGCAAATTGCTCCACAAACTTGTCGCTGAGGCTCGCAAAAGAGGATATGGACTTGGTGGGTAGGTTGATGTACCATTGCAGGGCAGGTCCTATCAGAGTGGAGCCAAAGCCTTTGCACATTATAGCTTCGCGGGATTCTTTTGGAAGCGCAACCGCGAGCATCAGTTGCTTGTACTGAGCGATATGATCGTCGGGGTCGCCCGTGCCATCGTACATCTTTATGCTGGGGAAGGAAAACTTCCTAGACATCTCGACCGAGGCGATTCCTTCCACGAAGGGGGTTTCTGCGTAGGAGTTCGGGTTATTCCTTCGGATTGGGGGAGCTCCTCCTGGTAGGAGTTCCACCATGATGCCAATGGTTCCTATTCAGTGGGTCGCGGTGATGAGAAAGCTAAAATCCGAGGAAACCTAATGAGAGGTCCGATCTATCTAACCAAAACCCGAAGAACTAGAAGaaaggtaaaagaaaaaaattacctGAGCTCAAGGCGCCGACGACGAGAGAGCAAGAAATAAGAAGGGAGAGAAGAAAGGCAAAGCCTATAAAGAAGGAACCattgggaaaattgccaaagaAGCCGCAAACATATGAACTTCCAGATTTTGGGGGagattcaaaattcaaaaatcattCCTTCCCTGGCAAAGTGGATCCCAGTCAATCTCCTATATTTAAGGAAGTAAGATCTTCAGAATCAGGCGAGAATCGGTACCAGAAATGGTAACCTCAGGCGATCCCGAACTCTATTCGCGCCAGCATTAGGACCCGCTCCTACGCCAATTCCTCCTCAGGAAAAATCAGAGCTCTAGGCTCCACCGTCTCCAAGACATCATCAGAAGCCCAGAGCTCCCCGTCCTCTACGAGAATCAGCGGTGTAAACAGCACAAGACCCCGGTCTGATGCAGGGGAAACTTGATCATCCCCCGGGTTCAGAATACGGTTCCGGCCTTAGTGGAACCCGGGATAGCGGGATTACTGGAGCGATGTTCTGCCTAAgggaagcctgctgagaatgagcaactccggttAACTTGAGTGCACTGGTTATTCCCCAagttcgatgacgaaatcgagcaataaggggcaaactgttgggggaaatactcaggtattgaattcctccagaccccaggcaggacaccggcctctggaTCCCCGCTGGAAGGAACCCCGGTTCCCAGGATCCCCGCTGGAAGGAACCCCGGTTCCCCGCTATGGCGTTTTCTGGGTTCGGTCTTAGGATCGCTACCCTTCCTCCGGAAAATGGAAAACTTCTGATagggagaaccttccatatttccaaatatggaagagtttgacctactccaaccgactaagATCTGCCTTAggaagactatataaagggaacctaaaccctaaagcaagggatcgatacttcgagacttagagattagagctaggcggctagaactagaGTTCTTACTCAAAACTTTTGTAGTTCCAgctctttgatctaataaaacgtctccTTCTACTTTCTTACTTGCAAATCAATACAAATACTagccttgtccatcgttccgTAGGACTCataaagatcctacacaaaaatcccctaacatcTACC encodes:
- the LOC106369683 gene encoding uncharacterized protein LOC106369683, which translates into the protein MEEPPSEEVSTVEEGETWMTSLIQYLEADILPEDCREARKIKKQASRYCISQEKLYRRSFSGPYLRCVTPQKAASILVELHEGGCGSHSSGRSLVLRDRRAGYYWPTMAADANRQAKHCDQCQRRAPVSKLPPENLKSISSP
- the LOC106369681 gene encoding uncharacterized protein LOC106369681 — protein: MYPSKNIKDVLSRAWAQVKWEEDVASLAKAQPKQDQNSARSDRDEKSSQRATKDSGNRKWRRFQYRPKEVGMSVSTWPNISHLSITTPELVNILRQMGQQVKWPQKMKSPDSFRNPGLWCDFHRDHGHKTEDCVALRIKVNKLLQKGHLRELLSEKAKNHVNKEVPAKSAGAIPASPPRQDRVIHVISRGSEISGVSHAASKKSTRNAKHCLEMTKPKCLLLGTDEISFTAKEQEKILAPHHDALVISLTVANCLVKRILVDNGSSSNIVFQTAYQDLSFQASFQAIAPAISFQASPYQILARNHSPPGKTTTGTCLDFALCRSEAGHYRVPVLYSTFA